From a region of the Armatimonadota bacterium genome:
- a CDS encoding nucleotidyltransferase domain-containing protein, giving the protein MGIKERYARLPPLPPDISRRLEALPSVLVGHPLRLAYLFGSAARDPATASDIDLAVLPADGFSYARLYADLSRALGTDRLDLADMRCASVLLQWEVVTTGRLLEAASPEEAAAYERLVAAAVMAQDLSLRWTVERGLLAGLTIVFQVCDTSWPPTFTGIRRRTKGCCRSCGMRESSRLRSTRS; this is encoded by the coding sequence CGCGCGGCTTCCGCCTCTTCCGCCGGACATCTCCCGGCGGCTGGAGGCGCTGCCTTCGGTTCTGGTGGGCCACCCGCTGCGACTCGCCTACCTGTTCGGGTCCGCCGCCCGGGATCCGGCAACGGCCAGCGACATCGACCTGGCGGTGCTACCCGCGGACGGTTTCAGCTACGCCAGGCTGTACGCCGACCTCTCCAGGGCGCTCGGTACCGACCGTCTGGACCTGGCGGACATGCGGTGTGCCTCCGTGCTGCTGCAGTGGGAGGTAGTCACCACCGGCCGCCTCCTTGAGGCAGCCAGTCCTGAGGAGGCCGCCGCCTACGAGCGCCTTGTCGCTGCTGCCGTCATGGCCCAGGACCTCAGCCTGCGATGGACTGTCGAGCGCGGGCTGCTGGCGGGCCTGACCATCGTCTTTCAGGTGTGCGACACATCCTGGCCGCCCACTTTCACCGGCATCCGGAGACGTACGAAGGGCTGTTGCAGGAGCTGCGGGATGCGGGAGTCCTCCCGCCTTCGCTCTACGAGAAGCTGA
- a CDS encoding 4Fe-4S dicluster domain-containing protein: MAVRLNRRQFLQLAAAAGAGVTVLSAAPPVAARAGWATGTAAAAILIDIARCIGCRSCEAACKAYHNFPQGEARDLSPTAWTYVRTIALQSPRPHLNLGDGGAGRRTFKVQCMHCLTPACASACPVAALQKTPQGPVVYDASRCIGCRYCMVACPFQVPRFEWRSPLPRITKCNMCAERQQRRELPACVEACPVGALQFGLRPALLAEAARRISADPRYVPAIFGAEEAGGTSVLYISDVPFEELGFPVVVCEPLPAYTWRVLGKLPGIVLTLGALLTAVEALARRRNTLPPPGGAA; this comes from the coding sequence ATGGCTGTACGGCTGAACAGGCGCCAGTTCCTGCAGCTGGCGGCGGCGGCAGGCGCCGGGGTGACGGTGCTCTCGGCGGCGCCGCCTGTCGCGGCCCGGGCGGGTTGGGCCACGGGAACCGCCGCGGCAGCGATCCTCATCGATATCGCTCGCTGCATCGGCTGCCGGTCCTGCGAGGCAGCCTGCAAAGCCTATCACAACTTCCCGCAGGGCGAGGCGCGGGACCTGAGCCCTACCGCCTGGACCTATGTCCGGACCATAGCGCTGCAAAGCCCGCGCCCACACCTCAACCTGGGGGATGGGGGAGCTGGTCGTCGGACGTTCAAGGTCCAGTGCATGCACTGCCTGACGCCGGCGTGCGCCTCAGCCTGCCCGGTGGCTGCACTGCAGAAGACGCCGCAGGGACCCGTGGTCTACGATGCCAGCCGCTGCATCGGCTGCCGTTACTGCATGGTGGCCTGCCCCTTCCAGGTGCCCCGCTTCGAATGGCGCAGCCCGCTGCCCCGGATCACCAAGTGCAACATGTGCGCGGAGCGGCAGCAGCGGAGGGAACTCCCCGCCTGCGTGGAGGCCTGCCCTGTGGGGGCGCTGCAGTTTGGCCTACGCCCCGCCCTGCTGGCCGAGGCGGCCCGGCGGATCAGTGCGGACCCTCGCTACGTGCCGGCCATCTTCGGAGCGGAGGAGGCAGGCGGCACGTCCGTCCTGTACATCTCCGACGTCCCGTTTGAGGAGCTCGGCTTCCCGGTGGTGGTCTGCGAGCCTCTTCCCGCGTACACCTGGCGCGTCCTGGGCAAACTGCCTGGGATCGTCCTTACGCTGGGGGCGTTGCTCACCGCCGTGGAGGCCCTGGCCCGCCGCCGCAATACCCTGCCGCCTCCGGGGGGCGCAGCATGA
- the hybB gene encoding Ni/Fe-hydrogenase cytochrome b subunit — protein sequence MRMWRRRPSPGRLVLWVLFLGALAISARRFAFGLGSVTHLSDRFPWGLWVAVDVLGGVALAAGGFTMAAAVYVLHNERYRPLVRPAVVTGFLGYVLVIAALLVDLGRPYRIWHPVIMWNPHSVMFEVAWCVLLYTLVLALEFGQMVLERLGRLTMLRLTRLAMPPLVVAGVILSMLHQSSLGTLFLIVPGKLHPLWYTPLLPVFFFVSALAVGPAMVLVESFLSSRALKRELELPLLRDLARISFVILSIYLGLKVTDLTARGAWTHALTPSVEGRLFAAELLLGVVIPLVLLATNGGPGASRHVLAATLVVLGVLLNRLNVAITGMLAGSHATYVPAWTEVVVTLGITSAGILAYLWVAEHLPVFPQRKHATL from the coding sequence ATGAGGATGTGGCGGCGGCGTCCCTCTCCTGGACGGCTCGTGCTGTGGGTGCTGTTTCTGGGCGCGCTAGCCATCAGCGCACGCCGCTTCGCCTTCGGCCTCGGGTCCGTCACGCACCTCTCGGACCGCTTCCCCTGGGGGCTGTGGGTCGCCGTCGACGTGCTCGGTGGGGTGGCCTTGGCCGCGGGAGGCTTCACCATGGCCGCCGCCGTCTACGTGCTGCACAACGAGCGCTACCGCCCTCTGGTGCGGCCCGCGGTGGTCACGGGGTTCCTCGGGTACGTACTGGTCATTGCCGCCCTGCTGGTGGACCTCGGCCGCCCCTACCGGATCTGGCATCCGGTGATCATGTGGAACCCGCACTCGGTGATGTTCGAGGTAGCCTGGTGCGTGCTGCTCTATACGCTGGTGCTCGCCCTCGAGTTCGGACAGATGGTGCTGGAGCGGCTGGGACGCCTGACCATGCTGCGCCTGACCCGTCTGGCCATGCCCCCCCTGGTGGTGGCGGGGGTAATCCTCTCCATGCTGCACCAGTCGTCCCTGGGGACGCTCTTCCTCATCGTGCCCGGCAAGCTCCACCCGTTGTGGTACACGCCGCTGCTGCCGGTCTTCTTTTTCGTCTCCGCCCTGGCCGTCGGGCCGGCCATGGTCCTGGTGGAATCGTTCCTGAGCTCCCGCGCCCTCAAGCGCGAGCTGGAACTACCTCTCCTGAGGGACCTGGCCCGTATCTCCTTTGTCATTCTCTCCATCTACCTGGGGCTAAAGGTCACGGATCTGACCGCCCGGGGGGCCTGGACGCACGCCCTGACTCCGTCGGTAGAGGGACGCCTGTTTGCCGCAGAGCTCCTGCTGGGCGTGGTCATTCCCCTGGTCCTTCTGGCCACGAACGGCGGCCCAGGGGCGAGCCGGCATGTGCTGGCCGCGACGCTGGTGGTCCTGGGAGTGCTGCTCAATCGCCTGAACGTGGCCATCACCGGCATGCTGGCCGGCAGCCACGCCACCTACGTTCCCGCCTGGACGGAGGTGGTAGTGACCCTGGGCATTACCTCCGCAGGGATCCTGGCCTACCTGTGGGTCGCCGAGCATTTGCCGGTGTTTCCCCAACGCAAACACGCCACCCTGTAG
- a CDS encoding DUF86 domain-containing protein gives MQELRDAGVLPPSLYEKLRGSGGFRNVLVHEYVRVDLGEVAAALHGVPNTFRGFIRAVEEWLHNLPE, from the coding sequence TTGCAGGAGCTGCGGGATGCGGGAGTCCTCCCGCCTTCGCTCTACGAGAAGCTGAGGGGATCGGGAGGGTTCCGCAACGTCCTGGTGCACGAGTATGTCAGGGTTGACCTGGGGGAGGTGGCGGCAGCGCTACACGGCGTGCCTAACACATTCCGCGGGTTCATCCGCGCCGTGGAAGAATGGTTGCACAATCTGCCGGAGTAG